CCGACGGGCCATCGCTGCGCTCGGCCTCTTTTTTGTTCGGGCCTTTGCTTCGCTCGGCCTGGGATTTGCTCCCTCTCCCCTTGGGGAGAGGGTTGGGGTGAGGGGGCAGCGGTCGAAAGCGCGCGGGCTTTCCTCAGATCAGCGGCGTGACCGCACCATCCATCGCGACGGTGGCACCCGTCACGTAGCTGGCCCTCGGCGATGCGAGGAACACGACCGTGTTGGCGATCTCTTCCGGTGTCGCGATGCGCCCCAGCGGCAGCCGCGCGGTGGCGCGCTTCAAAGCCTCGTCGGTGTCGATGCCCTGCAGCTTCGCATCGGCCTTCATGCCTTCCTGCAGCCGCGCGGTCAGTGTGAGGCCGGGGTTCACCGCGTTCACGCGCACGCCTTTAGCCGCATAGGCGGCCGCCATACCGGCGCTCACCAGCATCAGCGCCGCATTGGCCGCGCCGCCGGCCATGTGCACGGGGCTCGCGACCTTGCCGCCCTGGCCGATCACGTTGACGATCGCGCCGCGGCCTCGCTGGCCCATGCGCTTGACCACCGGGTCGATCATGTGGATGTAGGTGAAGTACTTCGCGTCCATCGCGTCGTGCCATGCGGTGGGGGTCAGGTCGTCGGGCGGGGTGCGGCGCGCGGCGCCGGCCGAGTTGACGAGCACGTCGACCGGCCCGAACGCCTTCTCGGCGGCATCGAGTGCGGCCACGGCGCTGGCCGGATCCTTGAGGTCGGCGGCATGCACGGAGACCCGGCCTTCGGCCTCGACAAACGCCTCGACCAGCGTCTTGCGGCCCTGCTCCAGGTTCTGCAGGTCGCGCGAGACGAGGCTCACGCGTGCGCCCTCGCGCAAGAAACCCAGCGCGCAGGCCAAGCCAATGCCCTTGCTGCCGCCGGTGATGAGAACGTGCTGGTCCTGGAGCTGGAGATCCATGAAAGTCCTTGGAGGGGTGGTGTTGAAACGACTTGCCGGCGGCGATTGAAGCACCGCAGCGAAACCCCTGCACGGACGTGGCTGTCCTCCGGGTCAGCGCGCTGCGCTGGCGCGGCGCGGCGGCGCCTCGGGCTCCAGCGCGCCGTGCGCGGTGTCGACCGCGTCGCGCAACTGGCCGTGGTGGTCGTGGTGCGCCAGCAACTGTCGCGCGCGTTGCCAGGCCGAGAGGCGCGCGGGCGGCACCTCGATGTAGGAAGCCAGCGCGAACAATGACGACTGCTCCTGGTCGGGAGAGGCCTCGCGTTCCTGCTGGCGCGAGCGCAGCGGCGCCATCATCAGCATCGCGCCCAGGATCAGGCCGATCACCACGGCGTACAGGGCCAGCAGGTGCAGCACCTCGGGCTGCGAGCGCGCACCCAGCACGTAGGGCCACGCGTACCAGACGGCGCAGAACCAGATGGCGACGGTGAGCGCCGGCCGCAGCACGCGCAGCCACAGGTACATGGCCAGCGTGCGTGCCGGCGAGCGGCTGTTGCCGTAGGCGCGCAGCGGCATGCGCGCGGCGTCGATGATGGGCGCTTCGCCCTTCGGCTGACCCCACGACCGGCTGCGCGTCGGGGGCGGCGCGTCGGCATAGGCGTCGGCTTGAAGATCGATCGCATGGGCATTGGATTCACGGGACATCGGAGACTCCTCGGTCAGGGCTCGTCCACACTGCGCGCTTGCCGCGACGGCGTATCAGAGCTTTGGGTAAAGCGACGACGGTGGCCGCCATCGTGATGGTCCAGAAAGCGATCGGGTACCAGATCGTTCCGGCGAAATAGCGCAGCAGGTCCTTGTCGTAGCGGCGGTCGATCCACAGGCTCACGAGCATCTGCAGGATGCAGGTCATGGCCAGCAGCGTGCCCTGCCAGTGCGGCAACAGTGCCGAATGCCAGGGCGAGTCTTCCGGCAGGAAAGGACGCGCAAGGCCGATCGCCAGCACCAGCGCCATGGCATAGGCCCAGATGACGCTGACCATGTACTCGGCGAAGACCAGCCACATGCGCCAGTGGCGCGGGCGCAGGATGCGCGGCGTGTAGCGCAGCATGGTCTGGATACCGCCCACGGCCCAGCGCAGTCGCTGCTTCCAGAGGCCCCGCAAGGTCTCGGGCATCAGGATCCAGCACAGCGCGCGCGGCTCGAAGCGCAGCTTCCAGCCGGCCAGCTGGAGCTTCCAGCTCATGTCGATGTCCTCGGTGAGCACGTCGGGGCTCCAGAAGCCCACGTCGATCACCGCGCGGCGACGGAACATCGCGAGCACGCCCGAGACGGTGAACAGCGTGCCCACCAGCTGCTGCGAGCGCTTGATGAGCCCGATGATCGAAGAGAACTCGCCCACCTGCATGCGCCCGAGCAGCGTGGTGCGGGTGCGGATGCGCGGGTTGCCGGTGACCGCGCCGATGCGCTCGGAGCTGAGCATCGGCTGCAGCATCCAGGCGATGGCGTCC
This region of Variovorax sp. RKNM96 genomic DNA includes:
- a CDS encoding SDR family oxidoreductase, yielding MDLQLQDQHVLITGGSKGIGLACALGFLREGARVSLVSRDLQNLEQGRKTLVEAFVEAEGRVSVHAADLKDPASAVAALDAAEKAFGPVDVLVNSAGAARRTPPDDLTPTAWHDAMDAKYFTYIHMIDPVVKRMGQRGRGAIVNVIGQGGKVASPVHMAGGAANAALMLVSAGMAAAYAAKGVRVNAVNPGLTLTARLQEGMKADAKLQGIDTDEALKRATARLPLGRIATPEEIANTVVFLASPRASYVTGATVAMDGAVTPLI
- the pgaD gene encoding poly-beta-1,6-N-acetyl-D-glucosamine biosynthesis protein PgaD translates to MSRESNAHAIDLQADAYADAPPPTRSRSWGQPKGEAPIIDAARMPLRAYGNSRSPARTLAMYLWLRVLRPALTVAIWFCAVWYAWPYVLGARSQPEVLHLLALYAVVIGLILGAMLMMAPLRSRQQEREASPDQEQSSLFALASYIEVPPARLSAWQRARQLLAHHDHHGQLRDAVDTAHGALEPEAPPRRASAAR
- the pgaC gene encoding poly-beta-1,6-N-acetyl-D-glucosamine synthase; translated protein: MTTLQALSQNLPPLLFGFVFYYPFFMAYVWMAGGLSHAWVFERGNHADLDPLETLPFHPLVTVVVPCFNEAPHLREVIEQLMRTRYPHYEVIAVNDGSTDGTGELLDAMTTEYSRLRVVHNASNQGKAVGLNTACQLARGEYILGIDGDALVDADAIAWMLQPMLSSERIGAVTGNPRIRTRTTLLGRMQVGEFSSIIGLIKRSQQLVGTLFTVSGVLAMFRRRAVIDVGFWSPDVLTEDIDMSWKLQLAGWKLRFEPRALCWILMPETLRGLWKQRLRWAVGGIQTMLRYTPRILRPRHWRMWLVFAEYMVSVIWAYAMALVLAIGLARPFLPEDSPWHSALLPHWQGTLLAMTCILQMLVSLWIDRRYDKDLLRYFAGTIWYPIAFWTITMAATVVALPKALIRRRGKRAVWTSPDRGVSDVP